One Thermococcus kodakarensis KOD1 genomic window carries:
- a CDS encoding S-methyl-5'-thioadenosine phosphorylase yields MPRIGIIGGSGVYGVFEPKETVKVHTPYGRPSAPVEIGEIEGVEVAFIPRHGKHHEFPPHEVPYRANIWALKELGVERVIGITAVGSLREEYKPGDIVITDQFIDFTKKRDYTFYNGPRVAHVSMADPFCPEMRKIFYETAKELGFPVHEKGTYVCIEGPRFSTRAESFMFRQFAHIIGMTLVPEVNLARELGMCYVNIATVTDYDVWADKPVDAQEVLKVMAENNYKVQELLKKGIPKIPEERHCGCADVLKTMFV; encoded by the coding sequence ATGCCGAGGATAGGTATTATCGGCGGTTCTGGAGTTTACGGCGTCTTCGAGCCTAAGGAGACCGTTAAGGTGCACACCCCGTATGGAAGGCCTTCAGCTCCAGTGGAAATAGGAGAGATCGAGGGCGTTGAGGTTGCCTTCATTCCGCGCCACGGCAAGCACCACGAGTTCCCACCGCACGAAGTCCCGTACAGGGCCAACATCTGGGCCCTCAAGGAGCTTGGCGTCGAGAGGGTTATTGGAATCACGGCCGTTGGTTCGCTGCGCGAGGAGTACAAGCCCGGGGACATCGTCATAACTGACCAGTTCATCGACTTCACCAAGAAGAGGGACTACACCTTCTACAACGGGCCGCGCGTTGCCCACGTCTCCATGGCCGATCCATTCTGTCCTGAGATGAGGAAGATATTCTACGAGACGGCCAAGGAGCTTGGCTTCCCTGTCCACGAGAAGGGCACCTACGTCTGCATCGAAGGCCCGCGCTTCTCCACAAGGGCCGAGAGCTTCATGTTCCGCCAGTTCGCCCACATCATCGGAATGACCCTTGTCCCGGAGGTAAACCTCGCCCGCGAGCTTGGAATGTGCTACGTCAACATAGCGACCGTCACCGACTACGACGTCTGGGCTGACAAGCCAGTAGATGCCCAGGAGGTCCTCAAGGTCATGGCCGAGAACAACTACAAGGTTCAGGAGCTCCTCAAGAAGGGCATCCCGAAGATCCCAGAGGAGAGGCACTGCGGCTGTGCCGATGTGCTGAAGACGATGTTTGTGTGA
- the nucS gene encoding endonuclease NucS, producing the protein MSKDKVTVITSPSTEELVSLVNSALLEEAMLTIFARCKVHYDGRAKSELGSGDRVIIVKPDGSFLIHQSKKREPVNWQPPGSRVRLELRENPVLVSIRRKPRETLEVELEEVYMVSVFRAEDYEELALTGSEAEMAELIFENPEVIEPGFKPLFREKAIGTGIVDVLGRDSDGNIVVLELKRRRAELHAVRQLKSYVEILREEYGDKVRGILVAPSLTSGAKRLLEKEGLEFRKLEPPKRDSKKKGRQKTLF; encoded by the coding sequence ATGTCCAAGGATAAGGTAACGGTCATCACGTCGCCATCAACCGAAGAACTCGTTTCGCTAGTCAATTCAGCTCTCTTAGAAGAGGCCATGCTGACGATTTTTGCCCGCTGTAAGGTCCACTACGATGGAAGGGCAAAGAGCGAGCTCGGCTCCGGCGATAGGGTCATCATAGTCAAGCCCGACGGCTCTTTTCTCATCCACCAGAGCAAGAAGCGCGAGCCCGTGAACTGGCAGCCACCGGGTAGCAGAGTGAGGCTGGAGCTGAGGGAGAACCCAGTTCTCGTCTCGATAAGGAGAAAGCCGAGGGAGACCCTTGAGGTCGAGCTCGAAGAGGTCTACATGGTCTCCGTCTTCCGAGCTGAGGACTACGAGGAGCTCGCCCTTACGGGGAGCGAGGCCGAGATGGCGGAGCTTATCTTTGAAAATCCAGAGGTCATAGAGCCTGGCTTCAAGCCGCTGTTCAGGGAGAAGGCGATAGGAACTGGAATCGTTGATGTCCTTGGAAGGGACAGTGATGGGAATATAGTTGTCCTTGAGCTTAAGCGCAGGAGGGCGGAACTCCATGCCGTTAGACAGCTCAAGAGCTACGTCGAGATTCTGAGAGAGGAGTACGGCGATAAAGTCCGTGGAATTCTCGTTGCTCCCTCGCTCACTTCTGGGGCAAAAAGACTCCTGGAAAAGGAGGGCCTCGAGTTCAGGAAGCTCGAACCGCCTAAAAGAGACTCCAAAAAGAAGGGCAGACAGAAGACACTGTTTTAG
- a CDS encoding DUF473 domain-containing protein, producing MEAVLIAGIARRLLDELLRNPYRTIELRSARNVLAVERAMEDLRRLFLTYEPFEDVRTGTEGLITELIEARELNMRVPWEESDEREVTVCRARVKLLGLGRVVEMERRDSITVVKVREMLPQEMQIG from the coding sequence ATGGAGGCAGTGCTGATAGCTGGAATCGCAAGGAGGCTCCTCGACGAGCTTTTGAGGAACCCCTACCGGACAATCGAGCTCAGAAGTGCCAGAAACGTCCTCGCAGTTGAGAGGGCTATGGAAGACTTAAGGAGGCTATTTCTGACGTACGAACCGTTTGAAGACGTTAGAACAGGAACAGAAGGGCTAATAACCGAGTTAATAGAGGCCAGAGAGCTCAACATGAGAGTTCCGTGGGAGGAGAGCGATGAGAGGGAGGTGACCGTCTGCAGGGCGAGGGTGAAGCTCCTCGGCCTCGGGAGGGTCGTGGAGATGGAGAGAAGAGACTCCATAACAGTAGTCAAGGTTAGGGAGATGCTCCCGCAGGAGATGCAGATCGGCTAA
- a CDS encoding proteasome assembly chaperone family protein: MENGKPVKLVLPEVKNPILIEGYPGIGLVGHIAANFLAKELKMDMIGYVESPFLPPMALILEGKPNPPLRFYGKDNIIVAVADIYVPPTLVNEIAKELVNYLSEMKAEKVISMGGIGIGFFKEQLEVWGVGSRDELNKELEEKGVKILQYGSIMGMSGKLLWEASRKGLNAYALMGETFGDRPDPRAAANVLEVVKKLTSLDFSTEPLLQEARMIEEQLRKMHEQMEQARQRAEKQYESLYL; encoded by the coding sequence ATGGAGAACGGGAAGCCGGTCAAGCTCGTCCTGCCTGAGGTCAAGAACCCGATTCTCATAGAGGGCTACCCCGGGATAGGCCTCGTGGGTCATATAGCGGCGAACTTTCTGGCGAAGGAGCTGAAGATGGACATGATAGGCTACGTAGAAAGCCCGTTCTTGCCGCCGATGGCCCTGATCCTTGAGGGGAAGCCGAACCCGCCGCTGAGGTTCTACGGAAAGGACAACATCATAGTTGCGGTAGCGGACATCTACGTCCCACCCACGCTCGTCAACGAGATAGCCAAGGAGCTTGTGAACTACCTGAGCGAGATGAAGGCCGAGAAGGTAATTTCGATGGGCGGCATAGGGATAGGCTTCTTCAAGGAGCAGCTTGAGGTCTGGGGCGTCGGTTCCAGAGATGAGCTCAACAAGGAGCTTGAGGAGAAGGGGGTTAAGATACTCCAGTACGGCTCGATAATGGGCATGAGCGGGAAGCTCCTCTGGGAAGCTAGCAGGAAGGGCCTGAACGCCTACGCGCTAATGGGTGAGACCTTCGGCGACAGGCCCGATCCGAGGGCAGCAGCAAACGTCCTGGAGGTAGTCAAGAAGCTCACCAGCCTCGACTTCAGCACTGAGCCTCTCCTCCAGGAGGCCAGGATGATAGAGGAGCAGCTGAGGAAGATGCACGAGCAGATGGAGCAGGCCAGACAGAGGGCCGAGAAGCAGTACGAGAGCCTGTACCTGTGA